Genomic DNA from Schistocerca gregaria isolate iqSchGreg1 chromosome 4, iqSchGreg1.2, whole genome shotgun sequence:
CAGCAAActgtaaaaatacataaaaaggtaGCAAAATAATAAGAGAGGGACAATTTTGGTGATTCAAAAAATTTTAGGAAAATGCATGTACAGTCAACTGTACACAGAAGATGTGTATTACAAAGTGTTTTCATCCTTGTGGCATCGTCAGTGCAGTGGAACCGGCGAGAGTACAAGTAAAGTGCAACAACGCTGAataaatatattatatataatttctttaaaaatataatTGTTACCAGTGTGTATTAGATAGTTAAAGAACAAACAGATGCCTTCTATTTAAAATCGAAAAAATAGATTTCATATAGTTTCTTTAAAAACATCAAAATTCGCAGTATGACTAAAATCGAACTCTCTTAATTTCTTACAATAAGATATAaaacaagttattttattttaatcttaagtTCAGTTTAAATCGCCAAGAGATGTAACTGACATTTCCATGATGATCATCTGATAAAAGTTAGAATTGTGACTTGCAGTTTCCCTAATTAACTGTTGAATAATTAAAGTCTCTcaaaatgattacagtatgattgggaaaaTTACCTAGAAGTAATCTATGGTTTTCTCTTAAGGTTTCAGGTACAATAGGAGATGAATCAGGTGGGCGATAGAAGGCTCCAATAATCTTTTTATGCCCACTTCTGATTCTGAGTCCACCTCAAacagtgacaaatacaccacctcccatATGCCTAACTTTTGGATAcgcacttaaatttttcccaagactctcactgctatcaattttaagtttcaaccagctttctgcacCTGGTATTTTTtgaacttcactgcttttcatgagctctTGAAACTCTAGCATTTTTTGCGAATTCTTCGGCAGTTTGtcgttaggattttaatactctcatcttTGGGAGGGATTTCATTCGATTTTACACTGATACTTCATGTTTCTTAAAGCTATCGTAGCCTGGATTGGATGGGGAGtggcctaatctaaaaaaaaaatccttgtttGCACCTCACACATAGTCAGCTACTTGAGTagtagcctctgatgtgtagtgcacatttgacccatttagggggactcTACAGTTCTCAACCTTGTGGCCCAAGCCCAGTAAGTCACTGAACTTCTAAAGTCTCtgtttcagtccttccactcaactcagaatcAAAGGATCACGATCAGTTATGGGGAGAATGCTGCAGATTCTGAGCATTGAAACTCCATGCACTATGCTGGTCTTCTGAACCTTATCTGCAGTTGGtttaccctgttccctcaatggctgctggaacactcttcaacatgttgaatgaggtccTCAGGcctgcacactgagtgcacctggtctcctttcctgtcccttgccgccatttccctaaggggtacagtCATTCGCCATATGCTTAAATTTCCGACAAATAGTAGATCCCAGTCCATTTGTGTATGCCTTTTCCTGACACTAGCcagaacaggtttccccaaaatagGTGAAGTTAGCGCCACTGGCTTAGTTTCAGTTTCTGTTTCAGTGAAAGATAGCACCTCGAACTTGTTGGTTATGGGGATCAGTGGAACATCCTGACTCCTCCTTGGTCccctttaaatattattttttctatAAAGTGAGATTTGAAAACTGTTAATTGTTGTTTCAGATTGTCTTTAAAAATCGTAATGAAACAACTTTTGTCTATTTTTGTTTTACCACACAAGTAATAATGAAAAGTATTTGCTATCTAAGCTCAGTTAAATAGCATTTCGTGTGTTACAATTTTTATGTAAGGCAGAGTGAGGTATTAAGACTTGCACTGATGTGCATAAACTTATTTAGCATCTATATTAATACTGACTGAGAGAGAAATACTTTACTGTTTTATTAGTTAATGCTTCAGTGGCTATATGTATAGCAAAACTCTTTactgttcacaaaaatattgtaaGTGCCTACATTAGTCCAGGACAAGTCTTGAGTTGGACCTCAAGTCAAAATTCAGCAAGAAAATATTTAGAAATTGTACTGCTCAGCTTCCCTGCTCTTCTGAAAAATGAAACAACTTAACTTAAATGGGTGCAGGTCATGCGCCTTTGGCATGGTTACATTAAATTCATATTTGCCACGTAATGGTGGCGGCTGCAGCTCGTTGGGGATGATGCTGGAACAGCCAAAAATACTAAATGCTGTAAAATCTTGATGAATAAAAAATTAACATGACCTCGGATATCATTATAATGTTACTGTAAGACACACAGTTTTTATTGTATAGTTATTCTTTGATGAATACattcattacaaaaacaatttttgataactaaaatacatattacattttcaacacacaatcattCTTAGCGTTTTGCATATGTTTGTTAGAAAAAGGCTTACAGGAACCCGGAACCTAAAtatgatgaaattttgggttttcagtttattgtgaaataaagtACTACAtatcttcctctttaaaatgacatattaatcttacctgtagctcaaccccaagtattgaaaatattatttcaataatgtgctgtagagggcatgtcgcgacattgaatttccatggatacatgtacattgaaaacatcgtttttcataacttccggtctttccaaagactttatattatgttggcaacaTGACTGGATAGGCAGTTGTTTTGTCTGAGTATTGTAGTCTTTGGATACTGCtgtttacattgagcatttggtggttattgtacgatttgtgttgtatttctgTTACGTAACTGAAACTTATCAAATATGCTtcgatttagtaacagagtttacaagaggaagaagcctccTCTGAGGTACAAtagtggaactgtgacaatttttccgaccttgggaaatgattctgaaaatagttaggttattcatgaagtgaaatctactcATGTCTCTAGCACGAGCAAGAAGTTGCAtagatcaactgaaaaatactgcagtttattggagaagtgttgtgaggataatgtgaacgaaataattaacatttcattgctctgAAACTTGATTGAGAGTCCAGAactgtgtaaggaatgttgcaagttgagtatgtcagtaaatgtcaagcgactcataggacttgcagcagaaatctgtctccattgtactagttgtcattacagtgtttcattttggaactcagaatatgtAGAAATAGGTcaaggtgaaactgatagtgagaaaagtaagtactatggtgtaaatattagatgtgtttatgTTCTAAGGTCAATCGGGAAGGgatactctgctggtcaaatgttttgtggtgtaatgaatctaccaccaccaacaacgaaattctcaaaatatagctcggttgttggatcctgtgttgaagatattgcccaagaatccacgaaagaagcagtggaggaggctgtagcggtgaatgaagaaattccagatgttcagaatcctCGGGACCTGACTCTCACACTAGATGGTACGTGGCAGAAGTGCAGGCACACTTCACATAATGGGGTAATAACGGCAACAAGTACTGATACTACAAAAGCTTtagatgttgtaattaaatccaagcactgtaggtgtcctaaaagagtgaaggatgagcatgcagaaaactgttgaaggaattacagtgggtctagtggggccatggaagtttctggtgtgaaagacattttcagtcgctctcttctgtggtacaaggtcagatacctGCAGTTCCTGGCTGATGGTGACTCGAAAtcttttgctgctgtatctgagctgaaaccttatggaaatgatgttaccattactaaACAGGAGTGTGTAGATCACGTTCAGAAACCTATGGGAACAAGGCTGCGTCgtctgaagaccacaatgaaaggccaagtactcagtgatggaaaacctttgggtggagctaaaagattTACAGACGAGGTAATACACAGATTACAGGGAGTCTATGAactggcaataagacaaaatactcacagtgttgatgcaatggaaaaggctgtaatggcactttactaccacaccttatcgactgatgaggaaccactacatggactgtacccacagggacccaattcctggtgcaagtacaacaaatatcagggatctgaacgtGTATACAAGCATTATCACAGTCTACCAGAAACTGTCAAGAAcgctataaaaccaattttcagagatctttctgcaactgaacttttgaagaaatgtctccatggacatacacaaaatcaaaataagagtgtgaataatgtaatttggaccagaatcccaaaaaatgtgtttgtggaaattcatactcttcaGTTTGGAGTATATGATGCCAATCCTACATACAACAAAggtaacattataaagtgcaatgtgctgcagaagttggatgtgatgcccAGAAAGTACATGGTGAGTAGAATGATGACGATAAACAATGAGAGGAAACgggatgctgaaaggaaagaaaaggagtgtgagaggcaagccagacaaagaaCGAAAGGTGCGAAATGAAGGCTAGATGGGGAGATGTCCAGTGACAGTGAAAACCCCTCTTATGGTGCTGGACTTcactaaaatgttagtgaaactttgaaactcgttttccacaatttcacttttttgccatataaggaacattttctgctaaacTATTAGAGATTAAGACTTAAAAGtttcaaggaatgtaaacagtgGCAATATACACCTTGTATGAAagcctttttgtgatacataattggtaacagattttatttcaaagatactgTGCCAAAAAGtgtgtcaattattttcagtaacaaaataattaatatcttcccaaaaaacACCAATAACTTAAAATTCAtatggtacatggtattaaatatatgtaatattatagtGCAAAGGTTTCGTCATTCTGGTgttaatagttcataagaaaatgttccttacatttaacattggaggtaTAGGACGTTCTGGGTCCTATTAAGTCGTTGCTTATTGTTTATAATTTGTAAGGGCATGTCACATAACCCCCTAGTATGCTATGAGTACACTTATTCAAAGTTTGTGAGTGGCATACCATAACATTTTTTATGCACAGTTTATAAGTTCGTTGCACACATTTGTTGGATGACTTTACATAAATTGTCATCTGATGTGAGTACATGCataacaaaaaagcactgaatacaGAATGACATTCATGAGCAAATAGATACATTGCTTTCTGTTGCAAGTACTTGGTCATGTATTGTGTTATTTCGGGATCAACACAACATTTGGGATGGTCTGTATTATTCAAtccttaaaaaaattaacttctgcTACTTCATCAGAACAAAGGTAATTGGGAAACCAAGGAAAACAAGTACAGAGTCTTGGATTATCCCCTTTTCAAATTCAGTTTAAAATGTTTGTGAGACACAGCATGTTAAACAGCATTTGTAGGACACAGCGTTATTTTCGTATAAAATCGTGCCCATAGTGAAATTCGAGCttatgttcatgtttcacttcatatCAAAATTCGTAATACACTTTCCAAACATTTGTGTTACATTTTCGGCTTCATATGAGTTTTTCATATAATGTTTCAAAATTACGAAAAGTATTTCTAGAGGCAAACGTACAGAATTCTGCGTTATACACATGTGGCCTCATTAAGTTCATTTATGTGAAAAAGATAAACATATTTCGATGTAAGTCGTTTCTTGTGACCCCTGTCGAAAACATCGGTCGTGGTCATCTTCCATCACTTCAGGAAAACGCAAATGTCAGGTAGGTAGCATCCGACTGGAACAGGAGTCGGGCCTCATTTATCATGGACCCCAGTGCTGCATCTTTGTGGCTGCAAGCACCTCTGTCTGTCCCTGCCAGTGCCTCCTCATCTTGAATTTTTCGGCTTGGCTGGATAGCTCCTCCTCAGTTACATGAAATAAATCCACAGGAGCACTACATTTCTATTTATTAGTTGAGGGTTTTGATGTGAGGAAAAGGCAGTCGTCTAGATCTACCATTAACATGCCACTTGCAGTCAAGTGCATGAGTAAtggcagatcctgtactttctgtagGAGAGACGGATCCACGGGAGAAGATAGTACTTGAGGCACCTGTGGTACAGGAATTGCAGATACATCATCcttgggagctcttccaacacagcgATCTGCAGCAGTTGTCAATCGCTTGACAGTAGTCAaggcaatttccagctgcttacaaacgtCAACCATAgatcagcattcacagtggggccgCTATTTGGTTGGTGCAATGTATTAttaggcagtgaacaaataactctAAATTAAGCCCACTGactattttttaatttgttgaatTAAAAAGCTGCTAAGTGCCTATACTAATTGAAGCAATTGTACGAAACGAGATTTATATTAAATCAATACAAATACCTGTGGCAAAAACTACTAATGTTACTTATAATTCGGCTTCattgaaaaaatgtttattcacatgaccggtttctctAGAACAATCTTCGGATCTGAAATGACAAAGAtattaatttactatttcacaaatgaaaAACCTATTGCCTCCTAtctgatcaacatcaaatgtaccagaacgtacctgcaatttcggttatTGGAGTAATCCATTCACATACAGCATGCTGTGTGACATTAAAttagttggcagaatgcacgtcatttatattaattataaaactcttGACAACAAGtgccgtctggtacatttgttacactaCATATGCACATACATGGCGatggtgtagacttgttttcctccatatTCTACTTCTGTGGTTCCCactatttcggtgttgtgccgcgagcTGTCGTCTGCTGTCCATCGCCATGGCTAAGAGGGCCGTTCAGGagtctacaccagcgccatggATATAGAAATAGCCTTTGTTTTAGATagtacaaaaatgataattttattgtgtattttacttTTGACAAGTGCAGGTTTTAACCTTGACAACTACAGATCTTaactaagtatttttagagataaaagcaaatgagaaaaatctacttaatacaatatgtgatatgtaatgtaacaaatgtaccagacgccacctgttggTAAGagttttacaatttacataaatgatgtacatTCTGCCAACCATTTTAATGTGACGCAGCCGGCCAGGGGAGAGTgggggccgagcggttttaggcgctacagtctggaactgggcgaccgctacagtcgcaggttcgaatcctgcctcgggcacggatgtgtgtgaagtccttaggttagttaggtttaagtcgttctaagttataggggactgatgcccttagaagttaagtcccatagtactcagagccatttgaacaatttttttaatgtgatacaGCATGTGACGGTTGTTGTGTAAGGACGGGTTACCCCGGTAACCGAAACTGCAGGTACTTTCTGGaacatttgatgttgatcggataggaggaaataggtttgcatttgtgaaatagtaaattagtatctttgtcatttcagatctgaagatggttctagaggatcCGAAACCgggcatgtgaataaacatttttgcaatcatgacggattataagtaacattgtagaaccagtgattgcggtatcccttcAGACATAATGTCTGTTTATTCAAAAACTGCTAATTTCCTAAAAtgttttgaggttaattatagttgttagcaaactcgaTACAGAGTTAATTTAccataaatgcagataatatatggGGCTATTCCTCATCATGGGAAAACTAGCTGTAACACAATATGCTAGTTAGAAAATCTGCtacattaaatgaataaaaaacgCCGATTTGCTACAGATTTCTTCTAGATTACGCAAATGtcagtggtagcttccgaaaattctcaaaaacgcaCGCTTCTTTGCGATAATATACAATGAAGTTCAGGGATGATGTATTCTTTGGCAGAACTGTGAACCACAGATGGTGATTTGTTACGAAGTAAATTACCGTACTTATCAAAAACGTTCCTAACGGTAGCTTACGAAAATATAGTTTTTTAGACATCCGAAAACTCTCAAAATAACCCATTTCTCACGTAACTGTACGCTGAATTTAGAGAACGAGTTTCTGAACGAGGATACGCCTACTGTTCTCATAATTTTTAAAAGAGCCCAATGATGTTAAGTCTACAGTTAATGGAGTTAAGACTACAGTTAATGATAACAGTCGCCGATGTTCTAAATTCCAGAATACAAACTGCTGTTGATGCTGTCAATGAAAGACTACGCACACACAACATGGATGGTAACATGTGAGAATCTAGAGCTTTACATCGGCAGACGATCTTGTACACGCGGTCTCATACAGAAGAATATTCCTAAGTCAGCTTCTATATTCAACCAAGTTGAATTTTTTGCGGCATGACAAAAATCGAGTCTCTAAGTTGCGACACTGAAAATTGGGAGTTCAAACATGCACCTGCAGTAAGCGACTAGCCGTGAGCACAATTTTGTTGCTTATGCGTAAAACGCGCGTTTCTCTGTTAATTTATGGATATCTTTGCTTGTTTACATGTTAAATAATTTGACTGTAAATTGTTTTCTGTTCGTGATAAATTACAAACAACAAACGTGAATAGAAAAGAATCAGCTGCATTTGAAATCGGGATAAATATGGACCATACATTTGTTGGCAGCGAGTAGTAATGAACATCTTTGGTATGTTTATCTACCTGATGATAAACATGGAcgaagttttgtttttatttgaggCAATAACTAAACCTCGACCTCTAGTAGATATTTGGAGTCAAGGTTTCGTAACAGTGAGGCGGTAGAAAATGACACGTGTTTTGGGAAGTATTTCACAGACTGTCAACGTCTGTAATAGAATTCCGTTCCTAGTAAGTTTATGTATAATTAATGTTGTCATTCTTTGTGGTTTCTGCAGAAAGTAAGAGTTTCCCTCAGCCATAGAAACGTTGACGTTGCTTGCTGTGCAaaatagtcacccccccccccccctccgccaacaCTATTTTAGACTCGTTTTGTTACATATTTAGAGCCACCTACGTTATTGTAACAACAGCAAGCCAAGCCAAGCAGTCCACTACCCGAACGCACACCACAGTGCCCATTAGGCGTGGTCTTATTTTGAGTTGGTATGCCCCTTTGCCTTCATACGACCGTGAGCTGTTCATACAGCCCGTAATGGGTGGGATGGGTGTGGGGAGATTGGTTACCTGCAGTTGTACGCACATAGTGGACCACAGCGCATCTTGATACTGTTCACAATAGCAAATTGTTGCCATGGTGGAAAGAAGCAATGAGAGACAGAAAAGAAGTCCTGGGGCTGACTGGGTATCAGATCCTGGATATTTGGATTTGTAGTCTAACACACATTCATTTGACCATTAACTACACTATGTTTTTAGGCCATCAAGTAAAAATGAATTACTTTGAACACTAAATTTGAAACCATTAAGTATTTTTATAATTATGTTAGATCATGGAAGGTTGCTTTGAAATGTCATTGCCACAGCTtctatattttttgtaccttttttGGGATTAAAGCTATAGTGACAAACTAATACATAGCACTGCAAGAAGAACTGATCTTAGCGTAGCCAGAGGTCGGCCCAAGTTGGTAGGTGAAAAGTTTGCTTGACAGTAAAGCCAACAAAGGTCTTATTTTAATAAAAGGCCACCTATATTATTGGTCATTTGCATTTGTAAATCATGAGCTGCAAACATATTTTTATCATTATGTCCAGGAATATACTGTTATCTTCTGGGATTATGGTGTTGTTTTTCCAAGCACATTAAGCACAACTTTTCATACAATCAAATCTCCAGGCTGGAAAAGCAAAAATGTTAGGAAAAAAGATGGTCTATTGAGTTTCAGATaggcacagtgaaaagactgttacacattattgcTTTTGGGCAAAgcattcttcagcaaagaaaacgcaCACACAGTCACACAAGTAAAAACACTTCATTGCCACATGGCCACTACATCTGCCAGCCCTGACCGGAATTTGACTGTCATATGAATACCTACCTGGAGTGGAGCAGGGAAAGGGGAAGGATAGCAAGGTATGGATGGGGCTCGAGACTGCCAGATGCAGCTCCAGGAGGTGGGTCGTGGAGGGAACAAgtagaggagcagggaaggggaaaggataGGAGGGTAAATTGGCAGAGGGCAGCATACACAGAGGATGAGGGAGTGTGAAAAGGAAGGTGGTGATAGGTCAAGGGGGCAGAAACTATTGGGTGGGGGGTAGTAGagtactgtaggttgaggccaagATAATTTTGGGAGTGTTGTAAGGAGAAGTACCATatgtgcagctcagaaaagctattggtggaggggaggattcaGATGTCCCAGGTTGTGAAGTAACCATTCATATTGAGCATGTTATACTCAGATGCATGTTGAGCCAGGGTGGTCTACTTCACTCTTGGTCACAGGTTGGTGGTGGCCATTCGTCCTGGTAGACAGCTAGTTGATAGTCAAACTAATATAAAAAGCTTGCAATGGTTGCAGTAGAGATGGTAtagaacatggctgctttcacaggtgaccagGCCTTTTAGTCATATTCATGGCAAAAACTAGCATAATTATTTCATTAATGAAACATGTTGTCTTGAGGATTTTTAACTATCTGTTGACACTACCCTTGCATTCCTGTTGCCCTTCAGGATGAGCACTGTAACATTCTGTTGCAAAACACATAAGTAATAGCACTGCACTTTACTTACCCTTCCTCTGATAAGATTAGCGGTAAATTTAGTTTGTTGTGTTGGAGCATCTCAGTTTTGAGAATCACGCCTTGCAATTACTCATGCAAGCATTTGGTTACTATTAACTTGTATTGCTGCCCATCCTTGCGAAATGTAGGTCAAATGTCCTCTCCACAGTGCAGTGACTATTCTGAAACTACAATTTTCCCATGAACTAGCAACATTCTCTCCACCCTGATAACTAAATCTCCAGGAAAGACAAATTTCAATGTGACTGAACAGTGCTTGTACTGGAATGTCCAGCACTTTAAGATTGCATCTTTACATTACCTAATGACACACATGATCCATTACCCAAGCCCTGATGTGAACTTGTTGCTGTTAGGCTTTCAACGGTAGTCCTGAGCTGGAGTTCCAGTGTGCACTGCAGAAACGGATACATGTCATACTCATATTCTTTTACCTTCAATGTGGTGCCTTCATCTTTGCAGATAAAGAGTAATATTCGATACTAGCCACCAGCTTTGACCAGTGATGTATGAAACATGCGACTGAACAACTTTTTGATTTATAACGTGATATCCGTGGTGATTTTTTCGAATGGTTTACGTTACTCATAAGTGTATCACTGCAACCAGGTTTCAGATTTATTGGCTTCACCAGTTGACAAGGAAACTGTGAATACTTGCACCATAAGGTGATATCACACTAGCCATTAACATTACGTCACTGGCCAAACCTGACAAATAGTATCAAAAATTCGTCTTGACCCATCTTTGCTAATACGATGTGCTGGATATGAATTACTACAGTATAGGCCTATATCAGAGAGAAGAAGACGTTCCTCTACATTTCTGGGTTAATCGCTTTCTATACTTCAAAATCAGTGGCTCTTGTTTATAGTGCATGATTGCATCAGAAATTAACCAttttgttcccccctcccccctctctctcactattTTAATAGCCTCACAGAAGGTAAGGAAGCGGATATTTTCAAATATATATCAAGTTTCTGTCATGTTGATTATATTGTGTTGTAGTATGTGTGGAGAACTATAATCTTCTTCTCCTTAGGTAAGGTGCCTCAGCAGAGACATAAAACCAGCAGTGAAGAATATTAAAAATGATTTGATTGGGCCACCTAATCAGCTGTCTAATCTGCGCCCCATTGTTTTTCACATACCAGAAAATGAGTCTGCCATTGAAAAGAAGTTTCGTCTGGAACGAGAAGAAACACAGAAGTGGAATGAAGTTTTCTGGGCTACACACAACAAGAGATTTTTTAAGGTAATATTTTAACATGCAGAGGTTTCAACATTATTT
This window encodes:
- the LOC126267495 gene encoding cytochrome c oxidase assembly factor 8 encodes the protein MTRVLGSISQTVNVCNRIPFLVRCLSRDIKPAVKNIKNDLIGPPNQLSNLRPIVFHIPENESAIEKKFRLEREETQKWNEVFWATHNKRFFKERDEYITANSDQKVPLTADEMSVFYKSFLDEHWKIHMRYNAEWYRRNVSLLFLAIRVKLHKIRKTLKFSKP